In the genome of Nocardia sp. NBC_00416, one region contains:
- a CDS encoding MarR family winged helix-turn-helix transcriptional regulator has protein sequence MAANDDNLVAALGGLYREVNAFYGAIARDFGLTAQQIALLCQVKDERPTFGELASSLGCDKTNITGMVDRLERRGYVARQPDPEDRRISRVALTAQGVTAGNDIRAAIAEKLAAQLPQFARIELAAAAADLVAALSDRGGSN, from the coding sequence CCCTGGGCGGGCTCTATCGCGAGGTGAACGCGTTCTACGGCGCGATCGCCCGGGATTTCGGCCTCACCGCGCAGCAGATCGCACTGCTCTGTCAGGTGAAGGACGAGCGGCCGACCTTCGGTGAGCTGGCGAGTTCGCTCGGCTGCGACAAGACGAACATCACCGGCATGGTGGACCGGCTGGAACGTCGCGGATATGTGGCGCGGCAGCCGGATCCGGAGGACCGCAGAATCAGCCGGGTCGCGCTGACCGCGCAGGGCGTGACGGCGGGCAACGATATCCGTGCCGCGATCGCGGAAAAGCTCGCCGCCCAGCTGCCGCAGTTCGCCCGGATCGAACTCGCCGCCGCCGCGGCCGATCTGGTAGCCGCACTATCGGACCGCGGCGGTTCGAACTAG